A region from the Campylobacter magnus genome encodes:
- a CDS encoding IS256 family transposase, variant Zn-binding type — MYPSNGPSSKNCGGNLVVKIGFTKSKNQRFKCKDCSKKFTFKNKNKAEKLFNSYIIEKKTLNTLSKENNICEKTLRNRINTIKITKPIKINLKEIILLIDTTYWGLNFGVVVFKDAISNKFIWWHCIEQKLEDYKLGFKWCVEQGYIIKAVVSDGFKGLAKTLYPIAFQIFHILRAVMAKLTRKPKSDAGMELLALSKELCKLSSNDFINKLSKWQERHKYFLNEKTIDENGKWRYTHTRLRSANYTLKRNIAFLFAYESVENLPKTNNGLEG, encoded by the coding sequence ATTTATCCATCCAACGGACCCAGTAGCAAAAATTGTGGCGGTAATTTAGTAGTAAAAATAGGTTTTACAAAGAGCAAAAACCAAAGATTTAAGTGCAAAGATTGCTCTAAAAAATTCACTTTTAAAAACAAAAATAAAGCTGAAAAATTATTTAATTCTTACATTATAGAAAAGAAAACATTAAATACCTTATCCAAAGAAAATAATATCTGTGAAAAAACACTTAGAAATCGCATAAATACCATCAAGATAACCAAGCCTATAAAGATAAATCTAAAAGAAATTATATTGCTAATAGACACTACTTACTGGGGCTTAAACTTTGGAGTAGTAGTCTTTAAAGATGCTATTTCAAATAAGTTTATTTGGTGGCATTGTATAGAGCAAAAACTAGAAGACTACAAACTGGGCTTTAAGTGGTGCGTGGAGCAAGGATATATAATCAAAGCAGTAGTAAGCGATGGCTTTAAGGGACTTGCCAAAACTCTTTATCCTATTGCGTTTCAAATCTTTCACATACTAAGAGCTGTAATGGCAAAGCTAACTAGAAAGCCTAAAAGTGATGCTGGAATGGAGCTTCTAGCACTTAGCAAAGAACTTTGTAAGCTTAGCAGTAATGATTTTATCAATAAACTTTCTAAGTGGCAAGAAAGACACAAATACTTTTTAAATGAAAAAACTATTGATGAAAATGGTAAGTGGCGATATACACATACTAGATTGCGATCTGCGAATTACACTTTAAAACGAAATATAGCCTTTCTTTTTGCCTATGAAAGCGTAGAAAATCTACCAAAAACAAATAATGGACTAGAAGGATAA